In one Patescibacteria group bacterium genomic region, the following are encoded:
- a CDS encoding anaerobic ribonucleoside-triphosphate reductase, producing the protein MSPIKTKRQECEIYSRVCGYLRPVKQWNDGKQEEFINRKTFKVKE; encoded by the coding sequence ATGTCACCAATCAAAACAAAAAGACAAGAATGCGAAATTTATAGCCGAGTTTGCGGTTATTTGCGGCCGGTCAAACAATGGAACGACGGCAAGCAGGAGGAATTTATTAACCGGAAAACTTTTAAGGTAAAAGAATAA
- a CDS encoding anaerobic ribonucleoside-triphosphate reductase activating protein, which translates to MMIGGLQKFSLLDYPGKIAAIIFTQGCNFRCHFCYNPMLVRPDRAGKLKNSLLEKQQEDHSLIKEDDLFVFLDKRKNKLEAIVITGGEPTLHKDLPEFIEKIKKMGYLVKLDTNGTNPEMLNELIRGGLINYIAMDIKAPRDKYKKVVGVPVDFKKIEKSVKIIKEGGLPHEFRTTAVPGLLNREDIVKIGEIIRGGQNWFLQKFKSETDLVDNKFKNAKPFTDKEMEEMAKIGRKYVKKCEAR; encoded by the coding sequence ATGATGATAGGCGGTTTACAAAAATTTAGTTTGCTTGACTATCCCGGCAAAATTGCGGCCATTATTTTCACTCAAGGTTGTAATTTCCGCTGCCATTTTTGCTATAACCCTATGCTTGTCCGGCCCGACAGAGCTGGCAAGTTAAAAAATAGTTTATTGGAAAAACAGCAAGAAGATCATTCTCTGATTAAAGAGGACGATCTTTTTGTTTTTTTAGATAAAAGAAAAAACAAATTGGAAGCGATTGTAATTACGGGCGGAGAGCCGACTCTCCATAAAGATTTGCCGGAGTTTATAGAAAAAATTAAAAAAATGGGTTATTTGGTAAAGCTGGATACTAACGGCACTAATCCGGAAATGCTTAATGAATTAATAAGGGGAGGTTTAATAAATTATATCGCCATGGATATAAAAGCGCCAAGGGATAAGTATAAAAAGGTGGTCGGAGTCCCGGTTGATTTCAAAAAAATTGAAAAAAGTGTTAAAATAATAAAAGAGGGCGGATTGCCCCATGAATTCAGAACAACGGCAGTTCCCGGCTTGCTTAACCGGGAAGATATTGTTAAAATTGGGGAAATTATAAGAGGGGGGCAAAATTGGTTTTTGCAGAAATTCAAAAGTGAAACCGATTTGGTGGATAATAAGTTTAAAAACGCTAAACCGTTTACTGACAAGGAGATGGAAGAGATGGCGAAGATAGGAAGGAAATATGTGAAAAAATGCGAAGCCAGATAA
- a CDS encoding MGMT family protein, with protein MVLSVFAKAVLEATRKVPCGRITTYGEISRIIGRPRASRAVGSALHKNPYAPAVPCHRVVKAGGQIGGFRKGSKAKIKILAKEGVKVKNGKVVDFEEIIYHWDS; from the coding sequence ATGGTCTTGTCAGTGTTTGCCAAGGCGGTTTTGGAGGCAACCAGAAAAGTCCCTTGCGGCCGAATAACGACTTATGGCGAGATAAGCAGAATTATAGGTCGACCGAGAGCGAGCCGGGCCGTGGGGAGCGCTTTGCATAAAAATCCCTACGCGCCGGCCGTTCCCTGCCATCGGGTCGTAAAAGCTGGCGGGCAAATCGGGGGATTTAGGAAAGGCTCAAAAGCTAAAATTAAAATACTTGCCAAAGAGGGTGTGAAAGTGAAAAACGGAAAAGTGGTGGATTTTGAAGAAATTATTTATCATTGGGATTCTTAG